The Niastella koreensis GR20-10 genome includes a window with the following:
- a CDS encoding T9SS type A sorting domain-containing protein: MHLKFNPAVLLKASLLFCSLIQVLEGSAQCNDFSVPTPYNANNTNRGMMFNIVTGSNAVTISSLDVNLLTGASDNYQLYYKSGSYVGSETNAAAWTLAGTSGSVTSLGNNIATPIPLSLSITIPAGSTYGFYFTAISTAGGVRYTNSSAYTTIANDANISIEGGIGKNLPQFGVDYNYRSANCTVHYITGSYTNAAVTTTNAVALVSNQSSSGTNIYAESCTKLICKITGSGASPISGSVIAKAWIESIQPTGLEYVKRHYEIAPGANAGTATGLVTLYFTQAEFTSFNSVSALPLPTSAGDATGKANLLIEYRPGTSSTGTGLPNTYTATGAININPADANIVWNSSASRWEVSFNATGFGGYFVKTNSVVLPLELISFSGNNNRLYNHLQWETANQVNTSHFELESSTNAITFKRVAVINAKEPNVNTYNYTDTPKTSGTMYYRLKIIDINDSYSYSKTINVYPNNTTTACSIYPNPATDIITINADNSLVNTRAILLAVNGRRLQSITLNSNNVQFSTRTLARGIYFLQFENGSVLRLIKQ; this comes from the coding sequence ATGCATTTAAAATTTAATCCGGCTGTCCTGTTAAAAGCCAGCCTGTTATTCTGTTCGTTGATACAGGTACTGGAAGGAAGCGCCCAATGCAACGATTTTTCTGTCCCTACACCGTACAACGCAAATAATACAAACAGAGGAATGATGTTTAACATCGTTACCGGCTCAAACGCTGTTACTATATCCAGCCTGGATGTTAATCTTTTAACAGGCGCTAGCGACAATTATCAGTTGTATTATAAATCCGGTTCTTATGTTGGTTCAGAAACCAATGCAGCAGCGTGGACCCTGGCCGGAACATCAGGCAGTGTAACTTCTTTGGGAAATAATATAGCTACCCCAATACCGCTGTCATTAAGCATTACAATACCTGCTGGCAGCACCTATGGCTTTTATTTTACCGCCATCTCTACGGCGGGGGGCGTTAGATATACCAATAGTTCAGCTTATACAACCATCGCAAACGATGCCAATATTTCTATAGAAGGGGGTATAGGAAAAAATCTTCCACAATTCGGAGTGGATTATAATTACAGATCTGCCAATTGTACGGTCCATTATATTACAGGTAGCTATACAAATGCCGCCGTTACTACTACAAATGCCGTAGCATTGGTGTCGAACCAAAGTAGCTCCGGAACTAATATTTATGCAGAAAGCTGCACTAAATTGATTTGTAAAATCACCGGCTCAGGCGCCAGTCCAATCAGTGGCAGCGTAATTGCGAAAGCATGGATTGAAAGCATCCAACCCACCGGATTAGAATATGTTAAGCGTCATTATGAAATTGCACCCGGCGCCAATGCCGGCACGGCTACCGGCCTGGTAACCCTTTATTTCACCCAGGCCGAATTTACAAGTTTTAATTCGGTAAGTGCCCTCCCCCTGCCAACCAGTGCCGGTGACGCTACCGGCAAAGCCAACCTGTTAATTGAATACCGGCCAGGTACAAGCAGCACCGGCACCGGGTTGCCCAATACCTATACAGCGACAGGAGCAATAAACATAAACCCGGCTGATGCAAATATTGTATGGAACAGTTCGGCAAGTCGATGGGAAGTGAGTTTTAATGCTACTGGTTTTGGAGGCTACTTTGTTAAAACAAACAGTGTTGTATTACCCCTTGAATTAATTTCTTTTTCCGGTAACAATAACAGGTTGTACAACCATTTACAATGGGAAACCGCTAATCAGGTAAACACCAGCCATTTTGAATTGGAAAGCAGTACAAACGCCATCACTTTTAAGCGTGTTGCGGTAATCAATGCAAAAGAGCCCAACGTCAATACCTATAATTATACAGACACTCCTAAGACTTCCGGTACCATGTATTACCGGTTAAAAATCATTGATATTAATGACAGCTATAGTTATAGTAAGACGATAAACGTTTACCCAAACAATACAACAACAGCTTGCAGTATATATCCCAATCCGGCTACAGACATCATTACTATTAATGCTGACAACAGCCTTGTAAATACAAGGGCAATACTCCTGGCGGTTAATGGAAGACGTCTGCAAAGTATTACACTTAATAGCAACAATGTACAGTTCAGCACACGGACACTGGCCAGGGGCATTTATTTCCTACAGTTTGAAAACGGTTCTGTGCTACGGCTTATTAAACAATAA